From a single Equus asinus isolate D_3611 breed Donkey chromosome 2, EquAss-T2T_v2, whole genome shotgun sequence genomic region:
- the SALL2 gene encoding sal-like protein 2 isoform X5 encodes MAHEAGRSSRLGGPCGEPAELGGDASEEDHPQVCAKCCAQFTDPTEFLAHQNACSTDAPVMVIIGGQENPNNSSTSSEPRPEGHNSPQVMEAEHSNPPDSGSSVPTDPTWGPERRGEESAGHFLVAATGTAAGGGGGLILASPKLGATPLPPESTPAPPPPPPPPPPPGVGSGHLNIPLILEELRVLQQRQIHQMQMTEQICRQVLLLGSLGQTVGTPASPSELPGTGTASSTKPLLPLFSPIKPVQTGKTLAPSSSSSSSSSSGAETPKQAFFHLYHPLGSQHPFSAGGVGRSHKPTPAPSPALPGSTDQLIASPHLAFPGTTGLLAAQCLGAARGLEAAASPGLLKPKNGSGELGYGEVMGPLEKPGGRHKCRFCAKVFGSDSALQIHLRSHTGERPYKCNVCGNRFTTRGNLKVHFHRHREKYPHVQMNPHPVPEHLDYVITSSGLPYGMSVPPEKAEEEAAMPGGGVERKPLVASSTALSATESLTLLSTSAGTAAAPALPAFNKFVLMKAVEPKSKADENTPPGSEGSAITGVAESGTATRMQLSKLVTSLPSWALLTNHFKSTGSFPFPYVLEPLGASPSETSKLQQLVEKIDRQGAVAVASTASGAPTTSAPAASSSASSGPNQCVICLRVLSCPRALRLHYGQHGGERPFKCKVCGRAFSTRGNLRAHFVGHKASPAARAQNSCPICQKKFTNAVTLQQHVRMHLGGQIPNGGTTLPESGGAAQNGSEQSTVSGAGSFPQQSSQQPSPEEELSEEEEEDEEEEDVTDEDSLAGRGSESGGEKAISVRGDSEEASGAEEEVGTVVAAATAGKEMDSNEKAIQQPSLPPPPPPPPDSLDQTQPMEQGGGDVAGGTEEGGKLERSSSPPSALTLEGEGSSIPVVEELSMQEAMRKEPGESSRRKACEVCGQTFPTQAVLEEHQKTHPKEGPLFTCVFCRQGFLERATLKKHMLLAHHQVQPFAPHGPQNIAALSLVPGCSPSITSPGLSSFPRKDDPTIP; translated from the exons ATGGCGCACGAAGCCGGGAGGAGCTCTCGTCTCGGGGGTCCCTGCGGGGAGCCGGCGGAGCTTGGAG GTGATGCTAGCGAGGAGGATCACCCCCAAGTCTGTGCCAAGTGCTGCGCTCAATTCACTGACCCAACTGAATTCCTCGCCCACCAGAATGCATGTTCTACTGACGCCCCTGTAATGGTAATAATTGGGGGCCAGGAGAACCCCAACAACTCTTCGACCTCTTCTGAACCCCGGCCTGAGGGCCACAATAGTCCCCAGGTCATGGAGGCAGAGCACAGCAACCCCCCGGATTCTGGGTCCTCCGTGCCCACTGATCCCACCTGGGGCCCAGAGCGGAGAGGAGAGGAGTCTGCGGGGCACTTCCTGGTCGCTGCCACAGGTACAGCagctgggggaggcgggggcctGATCTTGGCCAGTCCCAAGCTGGGAGCAACCCCATTACCTCCAGAATCCACCCCtgcaccccctcctcctccacctcctcctccacccccaggtgTAGGCAGCGGCCACTTGAACATCCCTCTGATCTTGGAAGAGCTCCGGGTGCTGCAACAGAGGCAGATCCATCAGATGCAGATGACTGAGCAGATCTGCCGGCAGGTGCTGCTGCTTGGCTCCTTAGGCCAGACTGTGGGCACCCCTGCCAGTCCCTCAGAGTTGCCTGGGACAGGGACTGCCTCCTCCACCAAGCCCCTGCTTCCCCTCTTCAGCCCCATCAAGCCTGTGCAAACTGGCAAGACACTggcaccttcctcctcctcttcctcctcctcctcctcaggggcAGAAACGCCCAAGCAGGCTTTCTTCCACCTTTACCATCCACTGGGGTCACAGCACCCTTTCTCTGCTGGAGGAGTTGGGCGAAGCCACAAacccacccctgccccctccccagccctgccaggcAGCACAGATCAGCTGATTGCCTCGCCTCATCTGGCATTCCCAGGCACCACAGGACTACTGGCAGCACAGTGTCTTGGGGCGGCCCGAGGCCTTGAGGCTGCTGCCTCCCCAGGGCTCCTGAAGCCAAAGAACGGAAGTGGTGAGCTGGGCTATGGGGAAGTGATGGGTCCCTTGGAGAAGCCCGGTGGACGGCATAAATGCCGCTTCTGTGCCAAAGTATTTGGCAGTGACAGTGCCCTGCAGATCCACCTGCGTTCCCATACAGGGGAGAGGCCCTATAAGTGTAACGTCTGTGGTAACCGCTTTACCACCCGCGGCAACCTCAAAGTGCATTTCCACCGTCATCGTGAGAAGTACCCGCATGTACAGATGAACCCTCACCCAGTGCCAGAGCACCTAGACTATGTCATCACCAGCAGCGGCCTGCCGTATGGTATGTCTGTGCCGCCAGAGAAGGCCGAGGAGGAGGCGGCCATGCCAGGAGGAGGTGTGGAACGCAAGCCTCTGGTGGCCTCCAGCACAGCACTCAGTGCCACAGAGAGCCTGACGCTGCTCTCCACCAGTGCGGGCACAGCCGCCGCTCCTGCGCTCCCTGCTTTCAATAAGTTTGTGCTCATGAAAGCAGTAGAGCCAAAGAGTAAAGCAGATGAAAATACCCCTCCAGGGAGTGAGGGCTCGGCCATCACCGGGGTGGCAGAAAGTGGCACAGCAACCCGCATGCAGCTAAGTAAGCTGGTGACTTCACTACCCAGCTGGGCACTGCTTACCAACCACTTTAAGTCCACCGGTAGCTTCCCCTTCCCCTATGTACTAGAGCCCTTAGGGGCCTCCCCCTCAGAGACCTCAAAACTGCAGCAACTCGTAGAAAAGATTGACCGACAAGGAGCCGTGGCAGTGGCCTCTACTGCCTCAGGAGCCCCCACCACCTCTGCCCCTGCAGCTTCATCCTCAGCCTCATCTGGACCTAATCAGTGTGTCATCTGCCTCCGGGTGCTGAGCTGTCCTCGAGCACTACGCCTGCATTATGGCCAACATGGAGGTGAGCGGCCCTTCAAATGCAAAGTGTGTGGCAGAGCTTTCTCCACCCGAGGCAATCTGCGTGCACATTTTGTTGGCCACAAGGCCAGTCCAGCTGCCCGGGCCCAGAACTCCTGCCCCATCTGCCAGAAGAAGTTCACCAATGCCGTTACTCTGCAGCAGCATGTTCGCATGCATCTCGGGGGCCAGATCCCTAACGGTGGTACCACGCTCCCTGAAAGCGGGGGAGCTGCCCAGAATGGCTCTGAGCAATCTACAGTCTCTGGGGCAGGGAGCTTCCCCCAGCAGTCATCCCAGCAGCCGTCTCCAGAAGAGGAGTTgtctgaagaggaggaagaggatgaggaagaagaagatgTGACTGATGAAGATTCCCTGGCAgggagaggctcagagagtggAGGTGAGAAGGCAATATCAGTGCGAGGTGATTCGGAAGAGGCAtcgggggcagaggaggaggtggggacagtGGTGGCAGCAGCCACAGCTGGGAAGGAGATGGACAGTAATGAGAAAGCAATTCAACAGCCTtctctgccaccaccaccaccaccaccacctgacAGCCTGGATCAAACACAGCCAATGGAGCAGGGAGGCGGTGATGTTGCAGGAGGCACGGAAGAGGGGGGCAAACTGGAGAGGAGCTCAAGTCCGCCATCAGCACTCACCCTAGAAGGGGAAGGCAGCAGCATCCCCGTAGTGGAGGAGCTGAGCATGCAGGAAGCCATGagaaaggagccaggagagagCAGTAGAAGAAAGGCCTGTGAGGTGTGTGGCCAGACATTTCCCACTCAGGCAGTTCTGGAGGAGCATCAAAAGACCCACCCCAAGGAGGGGCCGCTCTTCACGTGTGTTTTCTGCAGGCAGGGCTTTCTCGAGCGGGCTACCCTCAAGAAGCATATGCTGCTGGCTCACCACCAGGTACAGCCCTTTGCCCCCCATGGCCCTCAGAATATTGCTGCTCTTTCCTTGGTCCCAGGCTGTTCACCCTCCATCACTTCCCCAGGGCTCTCCTCCTTTCCCCGAAAAGATGACCCCACCATACCATGA
- the SALL2 gene encoding sal-like protein 2 isoform X3: MSRRKQRKPQQLISDCEGPSASENGDASEEDHPQVCAKCCAQFTDPTEFLAHQNACSTDAPVMVIIGGQENPNNSSTSSEPRPEGHNSPQVMEAEHSNPPDSGSSVPTDPTWGPERRGEESAGHFLVAATGVGSGHLNIPLILEELRVLQQRQIHQMQMTEQICRQVLLLGSLGQTVGTPASPSELPGTGTASSTKPLLPLFSPIKPVQTGKTLAPSSSSSSSSSSGAETPKQAFFHLYHPLGSQHPFSAGGVGRSHKPTPAPSPALPGSTDQLIASPHLAFPGTTGLLAAQCLGAARGLEAAASPGLLKPKNGSGELGYGEVMGPLEKPGGRHKCRFCAKVFGSDSALQIHLRSHTGERPYKCNVCGNRFTTRGNLKVHFHRHREKYPHVQMNPHPVPEHLDYVITSSGLPYGMSVPPEKAEEEAAMPGGGVERKPLVASSTALSATESLTLLSTSAGTAAAPALPAFNKFVLMKAVEPKSKADENTPPGSEGSAITGVAESGTATRMQLSKLVTSLPSWALLTNHFKSTGSFPFPYVLEPLGASPSETSKLQQLVEKIDRQGAVAVASTASGAPTTSAPAASSSASSGPNQCVICLRVLSCPRALRLHYGQHGGERPFKCKVCGRAFSTRGNLRAHFVGHKASPAARAQNSCPICQKKFTNAVTLQQHVRMHLGGQIPNGGTTLPESGGAAQNGSEQSTVSGAGSFPQQSSQQPSPEEELSEEEEEDEEEEDVTDEDSLAGRGSESGGEKAISVRGDSEEASGAEEEVGTVVAAATAGKEMDSNEKAIQQPSLPPPPPPPPDSLDQTQPMEQGGGDVAGGTEEGGKLERSSSPPSALTLEGEGSSIPVVEELSMQEAMRKEPGESSRRKACEVCGQTFPTQAVLEEHQKTHPKEGPLFTCVFCRQGFLERATLKKHMLLAHHQVQPFAPHGPQNIAALSLVPGCSPSITSPGLSSFPRKDDPTIP; this comes from the exons GTGATGCTAGCGAGGAGGATCACCCCCAAGTCTGTGCCAAGTGCTGCGCTCAATTCACTGACCCAACTGAATTCCTCGCCCACCAGAATGCATGTTCTACTGACGCCCCTGTAATGGTAATAATTGGGGGCCAGGAGAACCCCAACAACTCTTCGACCTCTTCTGAACCCCGGCCTGAGGGCCACAATAGTCCCCAGGTCATGGAGGCAGAGCACAGCAACCCCCCGGATTCTGGGTCCTCCGTGCCCACTGATCCCACCTGGGGCCCAGAGCGGAGAGGAGAGGAGTCTGCGGGGCACTTCCTGGTCGCTGCCACAG gtgTAGGCAGCGGCCACTTGAACATCCCTCTGATCTTGGAAGAGCTCCGGGTGCTGCAACAGAGGCAGATCCATCAGATGCAGATGACTGAGCAGATCTGCCGGCAGGTGCTGCTGCTTGGCTCCTTAGGCCAGACTGTGGGCACCCCTGCCAGTCCCTCAGAGTTGCCTGGGACAGGGACTGCCTCCTCCACCAAGCCCCTGCTTCCCCTCTTCAGCCCCATCAAGCCTGTGCAAACTGGCAAGACACTggcaccttcctcctcctcttcctcctcctcctcctcaggggcAGAAACGCCCAAGCAGGCTTTCTTCCACCTTTACCATCCACTGGGGTCACAGCACCCTTTCTCTGCTGGAGGAGTTGGGCGAAGCCACAAacccacccctgccccctccccagccctgccaggcAGCACAGATCAGCTGATTGCCTCGCCTCATCTGGCATTCCCAGGCACCACAGGACTACTGGCAGCACAGTGTCTTGGGGCGGCCCGAGGCCTTGAGGCTGCTGCCTCCCCAGGGCTCCTGAAGCCAAAGAACGGAAGTGGTGAGCTGGGCTATGGGGAAGTGATGGGTCCCTTGGAGAAGCCCGGTGGACGGCATAAATGCCGCTTCTGTGCCAAAGTATTTGGCAGTGACAGTGCCCTGCAGATCCACCTGCGTTCCCATACAGGGGAGAGGCCCTATAAGTGTAACGTCTGTGGTAACCGCTTTACCACCCGCGGCAACCTCAAAGTGCATTTCCACCGTCATCGTGAGAAGTACCCGCATGTACAGATGAACCCTCACCCAGTGCCAGAGCACCTAGACTATGTCATCACCAGCAGCGGCCTGCCGTATGGTATGTCTGTGCCGCCAGAGAAGGCCGAGGAGGAGGCGGCCATGCCAGGAGGAGGTGTGGAACGCAAGCCTCTGGTGGCCTCCAGCACAGCACTCAGTGCCACAGAGAGCCTGACGCTGCTCTCCACCAGTGCGGGCACAGCCGCCGCTCCTGCGCTCCCTGCTTTCAATAAGTTTGTGCTCATGAAAGCAGTAGAGCCAAAGAGTAAAGCAGATGAAAATACCCCTCCAGGGAGTGAGGGCTCGGCCATCACCGGGGTGGCAGAAAGTGGCACAGCAACCCGCATGCAGCTAAGTAAGCTGGTGACTTCACTACCCAGCTGGGCACTGCTTACCAACCACTTTAAGTCCACCGGTAGCTTCCCCTTCCCCTATGTACTAGAGCCCTTAGGGGCCTCCCCCTCAGAGACCTCAAAACTGCAGCAACTCGTAGAAAAGATTGACCGACAAGGAGCCGTGGCAGTGGCCTCTACTGCCTCAGGAGCCCCCACCACCTCTGCCCCTGCAGCTTCATCCTCAGCCTCATCTGGACCTAATCAGTGTGTCATCTGCCTCCGGGTGCTGAGCTGTCCTCGAGCACTACGCCTGCATTATGGCCAACATGGAGGTGAGCGGCCCTTCAAATGCAAAGTGTGTGGCAGAGCTTTCTCCACCCGAGGCAATCTGCGTGCACATTTTGTTGGCCACAAGGCCAGTCCAGCTGCCCGGGCCCAGAACTCCTGCCCCATCTGCCAGAAGAAGTTCACCAATGCCGTTACTCTGCAGCAGCATGTTCGCATGCATCTCGGGGGCCAGATCCCTAACGGTGGTACCACGCTCCCTGAAAGCGGGGGAGCTGCCCAGAATGGCTCTGAGCAATCTACAGTCTCTGGGGCAGGGAGCTTCCCCCAGCAGTCATCCCAGCAGCCGTCTCCAGAAGAGGAGTTgtctgaagaggaggaagaggatgaggaagaagaagatgTGACTGATGAAGATTCCCTGGCAgggagaggctcagagagtggAGGTGAGAAGGCAATATCAGTGCGAGGTGATTCGGAAGAGGCAtcgggggcagaggaggaggtggggacagtGGTGGCAGCAGCCACAGCTGGGAAGGAGATGGACAGTAATGAGAAAGCAATTCAACAGCCTtctctgccaccaccaccaccaccaccacctgacAGCCTGGATCAAACACAGCCAATGGAGCAGGGAGGCGGTGATGTTGCAGGAGGCACGGAAGAGGGGGGCAAACTGGAGAGGAGCTCAAGTCCGCCATCAGCACTCACCCTAGAAGGGGAAGGCAGCAGCATCCCCGTAGTGGAGGAGCTGAGCATGCAGGAAGCCATGagaaaggagccaggagagagCAGTAGAAGAAAGGCCTGTGAGGTGTGTGGCCAGACATTTCCCACTCAGGCAGTTCTGGAGGAGCATCAAAAGACCCACCCCAAGGAGGGGCCGCTCTTCACGTGTGTTTTCTGCAGGCAGGGCTTTCTCGAGCGGGCTACCCTCAAGAAGCATATGCTGCTGGCTCACCACCAGGTACAGCCCTTTGCCCCCCATGGCCCTCAGAATATTGCTGCTCTTTCCTTGGTCCCAGGCTGTTCACCCTCCATCACTTCCCCAGGGCTCTCCTCCTTTCCCCGAAAAGATGACCCCACCATACCATGA
- the SALL2 gene encoding sal-like protein 2 isoform X1, translated as MSRRKQRKPQQLISDCEGPSASENGDASEEDHPQVCAKCCAQFTDPTEFLAHQNACSTDAPVMVIIGGQENPNNSSTSSEPRPEGHNSPQVMEAEHSNPPDSGSSVPTDPTWGPERRGEESAGHFLVAATGTAAGGGGGLILASPKLGATPLPPESTPAPPPPPPPPPPPGVGSGHLNIPLILEELRVLQQRQIHQMQMTEQICRQVLLLGSLGQTVGTPASPSELPGTGTASSTKPLLPLFSPIKPVQTGKTLAPSSSSSSSSSSGAETPKQAFFHLYHPLGSQHPFSAGGVGRSHKPTPAPSPALPGSTDQLIASPHLAFPGTTGLLAAQCLGAARGLEAAASPGLLKPKNGSGELGYGEVMGPLEKPGGRHKCRFCAKVFGSDSALQIHLRSHTGERPYKCNVCGNRFTTRGNLKVHFHRHREKYPHVQMNPHPVPEHLDYVITSSGLPYGMSVPPEKAEEEAAMPGGGVERKPLVASSTALSATESLTLLSTSAGTAAAPALPAFNKFVLMKAVEPKSKADENTPPGSEGSAITGVAESGTATRMQLSKLVTSLPSWALLTNHFKSTGSFPFPYVLEPLGASPSETSKLQQLVEKIDRQGAVAVASTASGAPTTSAPAASSSASSGPNQCVICLRVLSCPRALRLHYGQHGGERPFKCKVCGRAFSTRGNLRAHFVGHKASPAARAQNSCPICQKKFTNAVTLQQHVRMHLGGQIPNGGTTLPESGGAAQNGSEQSTVSGAGSFPQQSSQQPSPEEELSEEEEEDEEEEDVTDEDSLAGRGSESGGEKAISVRGDSEEASGAEEEVGTVVAAATAGKEMDSNEKAIQQPSLPPPPPPPPDSLDQTQPMEQGGGDVAGGTEEGGKLERSSSPPSALTLEGEGSSIPVVEELSMQEAMRKEPGESSRRKACEVCGQTFPTQAVLEEHQKTHPKEGPLFTCVFCRQGFLERATLKKHMLLAHHQVQPFAPHGPQNIAALSLVPGCSPSITSPGLSSFPRKDDPTIP; from the coding sequence GTGATGCTAGCGAGGAGGATCACCCCCAAGTCTGTGCCAAGTGCTGCGCTCAATTCACTGACCCAACTGAATTCCTCGCCCACCAGAATGCATGTTCTACTGACGCCCCTGTAATGGTAATAATTGGGGGCCAGGAGAACCCCAACAACTCTTCGACCTCTTCTGAACCCCGGCCTGAGGGCCACAATAGTCCCCAGGTCATGGAGGCAGAGCACAGCAACCCCCCGGATTCTGGGTCCTCCGTGCCCACTGATCCCACCTGGGGCCCAGAGCGGAGAGGAGAGGAGTCTGCGGGGCACTTCCTGGTCGCTGCCACAGGTACAGCagctgggggaggcgggggcctGATCTTGGCCAGTCCCAAGCTGGGAGCAACCCCATTACCTCCAGAATCCACCCCtgcaccccctcctcctccacctcctcctccacccccaggtgTAGGCAGCGGCCACTTGAACATCCCTCTGATCTTGGAAGAGCTCCGGGTGCTGCAACAGAGGCAGATCCATCAGATGCAGATGACTGAGCAGATCTGCCGGCAGGTGCTGCTGCTTGGCTCCTTAGGCCAGACTGTGGGCACCCCTGCCAGTCCCTCAGAGTTGCCTGGGACAGGGACTGCCTCCTCCACCAAGCCCCTGCTTCCCCTCTTCAGCCCCATCAAGCCTGTGCAAACTGGCAAGACACTggcaccttcctcctcctcttcctcctcctcctcctcaggggcAGAAACGCCCAAGCAGGCTTTCTTCCACCTTTACCATCCACTGGGGTCACAGCACCCTTTCTCTGCTGGAGGAGTTGGGCGAAGCCACAAacccacccctgccccctccccagccctgccaggcAGCACAGATCAGCTGATTGCCTCGCCTCATCTGGCATTCCCAGGCACCACAGGACTACTGGCAGCACAGTGTCTTGGGGCGGCCCGAGGCCTTGAGGCTGCTGCCTCCCCAGGGCTCCTGAAGCCAAAGAACGGAAGTGGTGAGCTGGGCTATGGGGAAGTGATGGGTCCCTTGGAGAAGCCCGGTGGACGGCATAAATGCCGCTTCTGTGCCAAAGTATTTGGCAGTGACAGTGCCCTGCAGATCCACCTGCGTTCCCATACAGGGGAGAGGCCCTATAAGTGTAACGTCTGTGGTAACCGCTTTACCACCCGCGGCAACCTCAAAGTGCATTTCCACCGTCATCGTGAGAAGTACCCGCATGTACAGATGAACCCTCACCCAGTGCCAGAGCACCTAGACTATGTCATCACCAGCAGCGGCCTGCCGTATGGTATGTCTGTGCCGCCAGAGAAGGCCGAGGAGGAGGCGGCCATGCCAGGAGGAGGTGTGGAACGCAAGCCTCTGGTGGCCTCCAGCACAGCACTCAGTGCCACAGAGAGCCTGACGCTGCTCTCCACCAGTGCGGGCACAGCCGCCGCTCCTGCGCTCCCTGCTTTCAATAAGTTTGTGCTCATGAAAGCAGTAGAGCCAAAGAGTAAAGCAGATGAAAATACCCCTCCAGGGAGTGAGGGCTCGGCCATCACCGGGGTGGCAGAAAGTGGCACAGCAACCCGCATGCAGCTAAGTAAGCTGGTGACTTCACTACCCAGCTGGGCACTGCTTACCAACCACTTTAAGTCCACCGGTAGCTTCCCCTTCCCCTATGTACTAGAGCCCTTAGGGGCCTCCCCCTCAGAGACCTCAAAACTGCAGCAACTCGTAGAAAAGATTGACCGACAAGGAGCCGTGGCAGTGGCCTCTACTGCCTCAGGAGCCCCCACCACCTCTGCCCCTGCAGCTTCATCCTCAGCCTCATCTGGACCTAATCAGTGTGTCATCTGCCTCCGGGTGCTGAGCTGTCCTCGAGCACTACGCCTGCATTATGGCCAACATGGAGGTGAGCGGCCCTTCAAATGCAAAGTGTGTGGCAGAGCTTTCTCCACCCGAGGCAATCTGCGTGCACATTTTGTTGGCCACAAGGCCAGTCCAGCTGCCCGGGCCCAGAACTCCTGCCCCATCTGCCAGAAGAAGTTCACCAATGCCGTTACTCTGCAGCAGCATGTTCGCATGCATCTCGGGGGCCAGATCCCTAACGGTGGTACCACGCTCCCTGAAAGCGGGGGAGCTGCCCAGAATGGCTCTGAGCAATCTACAGTCTCTGGGGCAGGGAGCTTCCCCCAGCAGTCATCCCAGCAGCCGTCTCCAGAAGAGGAGTTgtctgaagaggaggaagaggatgaggaagaagaagatgTGACTGATGAAGATTCCCTGGCAgggagaggctcagagagtggAGGTGAGAAGGCAATATCAGTGCGAGGTGATTCGGAAGAGGCAtcgggggcagaggaggaggtggggacagtGGTGGCAGCAGCCACAGCTGGGAAGGAGATGGACAGTAATGAGAAAGCAATTCAACAGCCTtctctgccaccaccaccaccaccaccacctgacAGCCTGGATCAAACACAGCCAATGGAGCAGGGAGGCGGTGATGTTGCAGGAGGCACGGAAGAGGGGGGCAAACTGGAGAGGAGCTCAAGTCCGCCATCAGCACTCACCCTAGAAGGGGAAGGCAGCAGCATCCCCGTAGTGGAGGAGCTGAGCATGCAGGAAGCCATGagaaaggagccaggagagagCAGTAGAAGAAAGGCCTGTGAGGTGTGTGGCCAGACATTTCCCACTCAGGCAGTTCTGGAGGAGCATCAAAAGACCCACCCCAAGGAGGGGCCGCTCTTCACGTGTGTTTTCTGCAGGCAGGGCTTTCTCGAGCGGGCTACCCTCAAGAAGCATATGCTGCTGGCTCACCACCAGGTACAGCCCTTTGCCCCCCATGGCCCTCAGAATATTGCTGCTCTTTCCTTGGTCCCAGGCTGTTCACCCTCCATCACTTCCCCAGGGCTCTCCTCCTTTCCCCGAAAAGATGACCCCACCATACCATGA